From Arthrobacter sp. FW306-2-2C-D06B, a single genomic window includes:
- the dnaE gene encoding DNA polymerase III subunit alpha — MTSSNDSFVHLHTHTEYSMLDGAARLTELFDETERLGMPALATTDHGYLFGAFDFWKKATDKGIKPIIGVEAYVTPGTARGDKERVRWGDESQRKDDVSGGGSYTHMTLLSYNNAGMRNLFRASSIASLDSVFGKWPRLDRELLNTYSEGLIATTGCPSGEVQTRLRLGQYREALAAASEFRDIFGAENYFCELMDHGLDIERRVTGDLLRLAKELKLPLVATNDLHYTHEHDAKAHEALLAIQSGSTLLEPTYDNGGSRFAFSGSGYYLKSPQEMRELFRDHPEACDNTLLIAERCEVSFNTGANYMPRFPCPPGEDETSWLVKEVATGLDYRYPNGVPDKVRKQADYELEVITSMGFPGYFLVVADFINWAKNNGIRVGPGRGSGAGSMVAYAMRITDLDPLEHGLIFERFLNPDRVSMPDFDVDFDDRRRSEVIEYVTRKYGDERVAMIVTYGTIKTKQALKDSSRVLGYPFSMGEQLTKALPPAVMAKDIPLADIQNPEAKRYGEAGDFRQLISTDPEAAKVFETALGIEGLKRQWGVHAAGVIMSSDPIIDVIPVMRRIQDGQVITQFDYPTSEGLGLIKMDFLGLRNLTIISDALENITMNRGVDLDLEHLALDDPASYELLARGDTLGVFQLDGGPMRSLLKLMKPDNFEDISAVLALYRPGPMGANAHTDYALRKNKIQEVIPIHPELEEPLSEILGGTYGLIVYQEQVMAVAQKLAGYSLGQADILRRAMGKKKKSELDKQFAGFSQGMQDNGYSMEAVKTLWDILLPFSDYAFNKAHSAAYGVISYWTAYLKAHFAPEYMAALLTSVGDDKDKSAIYLNECRRMGITVLPPDVNESSLNFTPVGTDIRFGMGAIRNVGVNVVEAMVAARANEGAYTSFKDFLMKVPAVVCNKRTIESLIKAGAFDSLGHHRRALAMVHEEAIDSVITLKRNEAIGQFDLFAGFEDQEPQASLSTEIPDLPEWEKKDKLAFERDMLGLYVSDHPLQGLEGVLSQHAEQSITSILGEDGPHDGAIVTIAGMITSLSRRIAKASGNAYARAEIEDLGGSIEVMFFGQVYGPIASVLAEDLIVVVKGRLQRRDDGAVTLNCMELSVPDLSESTNGPLVITMPTYKATEAVVTDLRDVLTTHRGNSEVRLHLQGDSKVEVMGLPVHMRVNPTPSLFGDLKVLLGPTCLDS; from the coding sequence GTGACTTCCAGCAATGACTCGTTCGTCCATCTGCACACCCACACCGAATACTCCATGCTGGATGGTGCGGCCCGTCTCACGGAGTTGTTCGACGAGACCGAGCGGCTGGGCATGCCTGCGCTGGCCACCACGGACCACGGATACCTGTTCGGTGCCTTCGATTTCTGGAAGAAGGCCACCGACAAAGGCATCAAGCCGATCATTGGCGTCGAAGCCTATGTCACGCCGGGCACGGCGCGCGGCGACAAAGAGCGCGTTCGCTGGGGCGACGAGAGCCAGCGCAAGGATGACGTTTCCGGTGGTGGCTCCTACACCCACATGACGTTGTTGAGCTACAACAACGCCGGCATGCGCAATCTGTTCCGGGCATCCTCGATTGCTTCGCTCGACTCGGTGTTCGGCAAATGGCCCCGCTTGGACAGGGAGTTGCTGAACACGTATTCGGAAGGCCTGATCGCCACCACCGGTTGCCCTTCCGGTGAAGTCCAGACCCGGCTCCGGCTCGGACAATATCGGGAGGCACTGGCCGCGGCTTCGGAATTCCGCGACATCTTCGGTGCGGAAAACTACTTCTGCGAGCTGATGGACCATGGCCTGGACATCGAGCGGCGGGTCACCGGCGATCTGCTGCGGTTGGCCAAGGAGCTGAAACTTCCGCTCGTGGCCACCAATGACCTCCACTACACGCATGAGCATGACGCGAAGGCCCACGAGGCCCTCCTGGCGATCCAGTCGGGCTCCACGCTGCTCGAGCCCACCTATGACAACGGCGGCTCGCGATTTGCGTTCTCCGGCAGCGGCTACTACTTGAAGTCACCGCAGGAGATGCGCGAGCTGTTCCGCGACCATCCCGAAGCCTGCGACAACACCTTGTTGATCGCAGAGCGCTGCGAAGTGTCCTTCAACACGGGCGCGAACTACATGCCGCGGTTCCCTTGTCCTCCCGGCGAGGACGAGACCTCCTGGCTCGTCAAGGAAGTAGCCACGGGGCTCGACTACCGCTACCCGAACGGCGTCCCGGACAAGGTACGGAAGCAAGCCGACTATGAGCTTGAGGTCATCACGTCCATGGGCTTCCCGGGATACTTCCTGGTGGTGGCCGACTTCATCAACTGGGCCAAGAACAACGGAATCAGGGTGGGCCCGGGCCGTGGTTCGGGTGCGGGCTCCATGGTGGCGTATGCCATGCGCATCACCGACCTCGACCCGCTGGAACACGGCCTGATCTTCGAGCGCTTCCTCAACCCGGACCGCGTGTCCATGCCCGACTTCGACGTCGACTTCGATGATCGGCGCCGTTCCGAGGTCATCGAGTACGTCACCCGGAAGTACGGCGACGAGCGCGTGGCGATGATCGTCACCTACGGCACCATCAAGACCAAGCAGGCGCTCAAGGACTCCTCCCGTGTGCTCGGCTACCCGTTCAGCATGGGTGAACAGCTCACCAAGGCGTTGCCGCCGGCCGTGATGGCCAAGGACATCCCGCTGGCGGACATCCAGAACCCCGAGGCCAAGCGCTATGGCGAGGCCGGAGACTTCCGCCAGCTCATCAGTACGGACCCGGAGGCCGCCAAAGTCTTCGAGACCGCGCTGGGCATCGAGGGGCTGAAGCGGCAGTGGGGCGTACATGCCGCGGGTGTCATCATGTCTTCGGACCCCATCATCGACGTCATTCCTGTCATGCGCCGCATCCAGGACGGCCAGGTCATCACGCAGTTCGATTACCCGACGTCCGAAGGCCTTGGCCTGATCAAGATGGACTTCCTCGGCTTGAGGAACCTGACGATCATTTCCGACGCCCTCGAAAACATCACGATGAACCGAGGCGTCGACCTCGATCTCGAGCACCTTGCGTTGGACGATCCGGCGTCGTACGAGCTGCTGGCGCGCGGCGACACTTTGGGCGTCTTCCAGCTCGACGGCGGGCCCATGCGGTCGCTGCTCAAGCTCATGAAGCCCGACAACTTCGAAGACATCTCCGCCGTGTTGGCGCTATACCGGCCAGGTCCCATGGGCGCCAACGCCCACACGGATTACGCCCTGCGTAAGAACAAGATCCAGGAAGTCATCCCGATCCACCCCGAGCTCGAGGAACCGCTCTCCGAAATCCTCGGCGGAACGTATGGCCTGATCGTGTACCAGGAGCAGGTCATGGCCGTGGCCCAGAAGCTGGCCGGATACTCACTTGGCCAAGCCGACATCCTCCGCCGCGCCATGGGCAAGAAGAAGAAATCCGAACTGGACAAGCAGTTTGCCGGTTTCTCCCAGGGCATGCAGGACAACGGCTATTCCATGGAAGCCGTCAAGACCTTGTGGGACATCCTGCTCCCGTTCTCCGACTACGCCTTCAACAAGGCGCACTCCGCCGCGTATGGGGTCATTTCCTACTGGACCGCGTACCTGAAGGCCCACTTCGCTCCCGAATACATGGCCGCCCTGCTCACCTCCGTGGGTGACGACAAGGACAAATCGGCCATCTACCTCAATGAATGCCGACGCATGGGCATTACGGTCCTGCCGCCGGACGTCAACGAGTCAAGCCTCAACTTCACCCCTGTCGGAACCGACATCCGCTTCGGAATGGGGGCTATCCGCAACGTCGGCGTCAACGTCGTGGAAGCCATGGTGGCGGCCAGGGCGAACGAGGGCGCCTACACCTCCTTCAAGGACTTCCTCATGAAGGTTCCGGCGGTGGTCTGCAACAAGCGCACCATCGAGTCCCTCATCAAGGCCGGTGCGTTCGACTCCCTCGGCCATCACCGCCGTGCGCTGGCGATGGTGCACGAAGAAGCGATCGACTCTGTCATCACCCTCAAGCGCAATGAGGCGATCGGCCAGTTCGATCTCTTCGCCGGATTCGAGGACCAGGAGCCGCAAGCCTCCCTGAGCACGGAGATCCCGGACCTGCCGGAATGGGAGAAGAAAGACAAACTCGCCTTCGAGCGTGACATGCTCGGACTCTATGTCTCGGACCACCCCCTTCAAGGGCTTGAGGGCGTGTTGAGCCAGCACGCCGAGCAGTCGATCACCTCGATCCTGGGAGAAGACGGACCGCACGACGGCGCCATCGTCACCATTGCGGGCATGATCACCTCGCTCAGCCGCAGGATTGCCAAGGCAAGCGGCAACGCCTACGCGCGGGCGGAGATCGAAGACCTGGGCGGTTCCATCGAAGTCATGTTCTTCGGCCAGGTCTACGGCCCCATCGCCTCGGTCCTCGCGGAGGACCTGATCGTGGTGGTCAAGGGCCGCCTGCAGCGGCGCGACGACGGTGCGGTCACCCTGAACTGCATGGAGCTCTCGGTTCCGGACCTGAGCGAAAGCACCAACGGTCCCCTCGTCATCACGATGCCCACTTACAAGGCAACCGAGGCCGTCGTCACTGACCTTCGTGATGTTTTGACCACCCACCGGGGAAACTCCGAGGTCAGGCTCCACTTGCAGGGTGACTCCAAGGTCGAGGTCATGGGCCTGCCCGTGCACATGCGCGTGAATCCCACTCCGTCGCTTTTCGGTGACCTCAAGGTACTTCTTGGCCCGACCTGCCTGGACAGCTAA
- a CDS encoding flavin reductase family protein, which translates to MFRRHAAGVAIITADLHGKPFGFTATSVASLSAEPPRFTFNMSRSSSSWPAVANSTYIGLHMLGLENQALADRFARTQERFEGDHWEPGPFDVPILKNVAGWLIGKIQMRLSFENNAIVVVEVVDGLVGEDDTPLLYHSGSYGQPVPLDYEI; encoded by the coding sequence ATGTTCCGCCGGCATGCCGCCGGCGTGGCCATCATCACTGCCGACCTCCACGGCAAGCCTTTCGGCTTCACCGCGACGTCCGTGGCTTCGTTGTCCGCCGAGCCGCCACGCTTCACGTTCAACATGTCCCGCAGTTCCAGTTCCTGGCCCGCGGTGGCGAATTCGACATATATCGGCCTGCACATGCTCGGCCTGGAGAACCAGGCCCTCGCAGACCGCTTCGCCCGCACCCAGGAACGGTTTGAGGGCGATCACTGGGAACCGGGCCCGTTCGATGTCCCCATCCTCAAGAACGTCGCCGGCTGGTTGATCGGCAAGATCCAGATGCGCCTGTCCTTCGAAAACAACGCGATCGTCGTGGTGGAGGTTGTCGACGGACTGGTCGGCGAGGACGACACTCCCCTGCTTTACCATTCCGGCTCCTACGGCCAGCCGGTTCCGCTCGACTATGAGATCTAG
- a CDS encoding RluA family pseudouridine synthase, whose amino-acid sequence MSEQFVVPDELGGARADAGLAKLMDISRSAAALLIAEGNVTISASTLGKSAKLIAGSVLEVTVPERRDPLEVVEEVVEGLNILLDDDDFVVIDKPVGVAAHPSPGWVGPTVVGGLAGAGYRISTSGAPERAGIVHRLDVGTSGVMVVAKSEQAYTVLKRAFKERTVEKVYHAVVQGLPDPLEGTIDAPIGRHPGHDWRFAVIEDGRPSVTHYEVLEAYGKATLVEIHLETGRTHQIRVHFSALRHPCAGDLTYGADPRLAANLGLTRQWLHARRLGFNHPRTGEWVEVTSEYPADLRYALELLESGNA is encoded by the coding sequence ATGTCTGAGCAATTCGTGGTGCCTGATGAGTTGGGCGGGGCCAGGGCCGACGCAGGCTTGGCGAAACTGATGGATATCTCCCGCTCCGCGGCCGCCTTGCTGATCGCCGAGGGCAACGTCACCATCTCGGCAAGCACGCTGGGCAAATCGGCGAAACTCATCGCCGGGTCCGTGCTGGAAGTCACCGTTCCGGAACGCCGGGATCCCTTGGAAGTCGTGGAGGAAGTCGTGGAAGGCCTGAACATCCTGTTGGACGATGACGACTTTGTCGTCATCGACAAGCCTGTTGGCGTGGCGGCGCACCCGTCCCCAGGTTGGGTCGGCCCCACCGTGGTGGGTGGCCTTGCCGGTGCGGGATACCGGATCTCAACGTCCGGTGCGCCTGAACGTGCCGGCATCGTCCATCGTCTCGACGTCGGAACTTCCGGCGTCATGGTCGTGGCCAAGAGCGAACAGGCGTACACGGTGCTCAAGCGGGCCTTCAAGGAACGCACGGTGGAGAAGGTGTACCACGCAGTGGTCCAGGGCCTGCCGGATCCACTGGAGGGCACCATAGACGCGCCCATCGGGCGCCACCCGGGGCATGATTGGCGTTTCGCGGTGATCGAGGACGGCCGTCCCTCAGTGACGCACTACGAAGTCCTCGAGGCCTATGGCAAGGCGACCCTCGTGGAAATTCACCTTGAGACAGGCAGGACACACCAGATCCGGGTTCATTTCTCGGCCCTCAGGCACCCTTGCGCTGGCGATCTGACCTATGGGGCTGACCCGCGTTTGGCTGCCAACCTGGGTCTTACCCGGCAGTGGCTGCACGCGCGGCGGCTTGGCTTCAACCACCCCCGGACCGGCGAATGGGTGGAAGTCACCAGCGAGTATCCGGCGGATCTGCGGTACGCGTTGGAGCTCCTTGAAAGCGGCAACGCGTAG
- the lspA gene encoding signal peptidase II, whose amino-acid sequence MSDEQTDGTEPTNSSVEPVRIKAHTWRPALLWVFAGFAVFAYAFDQLTKLWVTSTMVEGERIPVLPPLLHWYYIRNSGAAFSIGENVTWVFTIVMAAVSVVILFQVRRLGSVWWSLALGLLLGGALGNLTDRLFREPSFAMGHVVDFIQLPNFAIFNIADSAVVSSVVIICLLTLRGIGLDGSRHHSAGSTPDKPATPEGEDRGDV is encoded by the coding sequence ATGAGCGACGAACAAACTGACGGCACCGAGCCAACCAACAGCAGCGTGGAGCCGGTCCGCATCAAAGCCCACACGTGGCGTCCCGCACTGCTTTGGGTCTTTGCAGGCTTCGCCGTGTTCGCGTACGCCTTCGATCAACTGACCAAACTCTGGGTCACCAGCACCATGGTCGAAGGCGAGCGGATCCCCGTCCTTCCTCCTCTCCTGCACTGGTACTACATCCGAAACTCGGGCGCTGCGTTCTCCATCGGTGAAAACGTGACCTGGGTCTTCACGATCGTCATGGCGGCCGTTTCAGTGGTGATCCTTTTCCAAGTGCGTCGATTGGGGTCAGTCTGGTGGTCCCTGGCACTCGGCCTGCTGCTTGGTGGTGCGCTTGGAAACCTCACGGACCGTCTTTTCCGCGAGCCTTCCTTTGCCATGGGCCACGTCGTGGACTTCATCCAGTTGCCCAACTTCGCTATTTTCAACATCGCCGACTCCGCGGTGGTTTCCAGCGTCGTGATCATCTGCCTGCTGACTTTGCGGGGGATCGGGCTCGATGGCTCCCGCCACCACTCCGCCGGTTCGACGCCGGATAAGCCCGCCACGCCGGAGGGTGAGGACCGGGGCGATGTCTGA